The sequence below is a genomic window from Acidimicrobiales bacterium.
AGAACCTCGAGGGCAGCATCACGAGTGCGATCGACCAGCTGGCCACCGCCGAGGGCTTCCTGCCGCACGGCCACCGCCTCGACGTCTTCGGCCTCTGCAGCTCCTGCCGGTAGCGGCAGCCTTCCGGCTGGCGCGGCCTAGACCGTCTCGGTGTCCTCGGCGACGACGACGGGGGCGCGGACCGGCAGCGAGGAGAAGACGTCCGGCGGCTCCCGCCACGGGTCGACGGCGCCCTCACGGGCAGCGGCGAGCGCCCTCCAGACCCGTTCCGGGGTCATCGGCAGGTCGATGTGGCGGACGCCGAGGTGGGCCACGGCGTCGATGACCGCGTTCTGGACGGCGGGGGTGGCGCCGACGGTCGCCGACTCGCCGATGCCCTTCGCGCCGAGAGGGTTGTAGGGGGTCGGGGTCTCGGTGTTCGACGCCTCGAAGGAGCAGAACTCCGCCGCCGAGGGCAGGCAGTAGGTGGCGAAGCTCGTCGTCTCCGGGTTGCCCTCGCCGTCGTAGACGACCATCTCGTACAGCGCCTGGGAGACGCCCTGGGCGATGCCGCCGTGCTGCTGGCCGGTGACGAGGAGGGGGCTCACGATCCGCCCCGCGTCGTCCACCGCGACGTGGCGGAGGGCGCGCACGAAGCCGGTCTCGGTGTCGACCTCGACGACGGAGAGATGCGCACCGAAGGGGAAGGTGGCGCCCGGTGCGGAGAAGTCGGCGCTCGCCTCGAGACGCCGCCCCCGCTGCTCGGCCTCCGCGGCGAGGGCCCCCCAGCCGAGCGCCCGCGCCGGGATGCCGGCGACACCGACCGTGCCGTCGTCGGTGACGACGACGTCCGCGGCGTCGGCCTCGAGCAGCTCGGCGGCGAGCTCGCGACCGAGGTCGACGACCGAGTCCGCGGCCTGCTGCACCGCCGCGCCCCCGAGCTGCAGAGAGCGCGAGCCCCCCGTGCCCCCGCCGCGCGGGACCTCGGCGGTGTCGGCCTGGACGTAGCGGATCTTCTCCATCGCGACACCGAGGCGGTCGGCGACGATCATCGAGAAGGCGGTGGCGTGGCCCTGGCCGCTCGCCGCCGTGCCGGCGCGGATCGTCACCGCGCCGTCGGGGTGGACCTCCACCGCGCCGAACTCCCCGCCGGGGCCTCCCGCCGTGACCTCCACGTAGACGCTGAGGCCGATGCCGAGCTGCAGCCGCTCCCCCGCCTCCCGGCGGCGAGCCTGCTCGGCGCGCAGCTGCACGTAGCCGGCGACCTCGAGCGCCCGCTCGAGGGGCAGGGCAAAGTCGCCGACGTCGTAGAGCACCCCGGTGCGGGTCCGGTACGGGAAGGCCTCCTTTGCGATGAGGTTCCGTCGTCGCAGCTCGGCGGGGTCGATCCCGAGCTCTGAAGCGCCGAGGTCCATCAACCGCTCGAGGAAGGCCGCCGCTTCGGGACGCCCCGCGCCCCGGAAGGCCCCGACCGGCGAGGTGTTCGTCATCGCCGCGACCACGTCGACGTGGATCTTCGGGATCTCGTAGACCCCCTGCACCATCGATCGGGTCGAGCCCTCCGCCAGCCCCCCGCCGAAGCCGGCGTAGGCGCCGGCGTCGCCGATGAAGGCGGCGCGCAGTCCGACGATCTTGCCGTCGGCGTCGAAGCCCATCTCCCCGTACTGCACCTGGCTGCGACCGTGCATGCCGACGAGGTTCTCCGTGCGGCTCTCCGACCAGCGCAGCGTGCGGCCGAGGCGGCGGGCCGCGGCGATCACCGCCGCGTAGTCCGAGAGGAGGCCGACCTTGCCGCCGAAGGCCCCGCCGACGTTGGGGGTGATGACGCGGATCTCCTCGGGCGGCAGGTCGAAGAGCCGCTTCACCCCGTCGCGCAGGCGGTGCGGCATCTGCGTCGCGACGTGGATGGTGAGCGCGGGGTGCTCGCCGGGGACGACGGCGATCGCGTTCCCCTCCATCGGTGCGACCGCGACGCGCTGGTTCTCGAGGCGCGCCCGCACCACGACGGCGGCACCGACGAGCGGGTCCTCCCCCACCTCCTGCAGCCCCGCCGCGGCGTTCGAGCCGAGCGCCTCGAACTGCACCGGCGCGCCCGGGAGGAGGGCACTGTCGAGATCGGTGACCGCCTCGAGCGGCTCGTACTCGACGACCACCGCCTCGCAGGCATCGAGCGCCTGGGCGAGGCTCTCGGCGACGACGAGCACGACGGCCTCGCCGACGAAGCGCACCTTGTCGGTCGCGAGCGCGCGCCGCTCGACCTGCTCGTTGAGGGAGCGAAAGGGCGGAGGGACGGCCCCGATGCCGAGGTCGGCCTCGCGGAACAGGCCGACGACGCCGGGCATCGCCCGCGCCGCCTCGACCTCCACGGCGCTCACCCGCGCGTGCGCGTACGGGGAACGGACGAAGGCGCAGTGCAGCGCGCCCGCGAGGGGGAGGTCGCCGACGTAGTGGCCGACGCCGACGAGCAGTTCGGGGTCCTCCACGCGCCGCACGACGTTGCCGAGAATCGAACCGGGCATCTCATTCCTCCCGGAGCGAAGCTACCGCGCCGACGAGGGCCGAGGGCCGCCCGCTGGCCGACGGCGCACCTCGCGCGCCGCCGCCCTGTTGACCGCCCTCCGAGGGCCCCGCTACCCCGCCCGCTGCACCACCGGGGGATGCGCCGCGAGGCCGTTCAGCGCGACGAAGGCGAGGAGGTCCGCCTCGCAGAGCGGCTTCGCGAAGACGAAGCCCTGGAGGTCGAAGCCGGAGTCCACCATCTTG
It includes:
- a CDS encoding xanthine dehydrogenase family protein molybdopterin-binding subunit produces the protein MPGSILGNVVRRVEDPELLVGVGHYVGDLPLAGALHCAFVRSPYAHARVSAVEVEAARAMPGVVGLFREADLGIGAVPPPFRSLNEQVERRALATDKVRFVGEAVVLVVAESLAQALDACEAVVVEYEPLEAVTDLDSALLPGAPVQFEALGSNAAAGLQEVGEDPLVGAAVVVRARLENQRVAVAPMEGNAIAVVPGEHPALTIHVATQMPHRLRDGVKRLFDLPPEEIRVITPNVGGAFGGKVGLLSDYAAVIAAARRLGRTLRWSESRTENLVGMHGRSQVQYGEMGFDADGKIVGLRAAFIGDAGAYAGFGGGLAEGSTRSMVQGVYEIPKIHVDVVAAMTNTSPVGAFRGAGRPEAAAFLERLMDLGASELGIDPAELRRRNLIAKEAFPYRTRTGVLYDVGDFALPLERALEVAGYVQLRAEQARRREAGERLQLGIGLSVYVEVTAGGPGGEFGAVEVHPDGAVTIRAGTAASGQGHATAFSMIVADRLGVAMEKIRYVQADTAEVPRGGGTGGSRSLQLGGAAVQQAADSVVDLGRELAAELLEADAADVVVTDDGTVGVAGIPARALGWGALAAEAEQRGRRLEASADFSAPGATFPFGAHLSVVEVDTETGFVRALRHVAVDDAGRIVSPLLVTGQQHGGIAQGVSQALYEMVVYDGEGNPETTSFATYCLPSAAEFCSFEASNTETPTPYNPLGAKGIGESATVGATPAVQNAVIDAVAHLGVRHIDLPMTPERVWRALAAAREGAVDPWREPPDVFSSLPVRAPVVVAEDTETV